One Triticum dicoccoides isolate Atlit2015 ecotype Zavitan chromosome 3B, WEW_v2.0, whole genome shotgun sequence genomic window, CCAGCGACGGGAAAGCCTCCAGCTAGCATTAGTTGCAATAGCTTAATGGTGCACAGTATAATCACACCGACCCCCCTACCGTCCCCTCCCCTCACAAGGCGCTCCCGCACGCTCCCTCGGGAGGCAACCCTAGCGCCACAACCCCCGGTCCCTCGCCACAACTccccttccatcgccgccgccgggGGCGTCGCTGGCCGAAGGCCGCGTGACGCGGCGGTGGGGCGGTTTTCCCTGCACGCAGGTGGCTGGCGTCGCGGGGCGCCTTCCCCTACCCGCGGCATCGGGTCCCGGCCGGCCCCTGATCCGGCGCTCTCGCCCGCGTCCTCGTGGCCCGTCGGCGTTGCTTCCTCCTCCCCTCCCCCAAGCGCCGCTCGTGGGGTCCGATGGTCTCGGGACGTGCTCGCGGCGGATCAGGGCATCCCAGATCCGGCGGATGTGATGGTCGGGGATGGTGGGGGTGGCCGGCGACcttgtggaggtggtggtggtgcggtCGGTGTCCGGCGCTGCTCCGGTGCGGGGTGGTGGGCTCCGGGTGGATCTAGCTAGGGCGTGGAGGCGCAGGTGCTTTGGTGGTTGCAGGTCGACTGCGGCGGCCGCCGGATCGTTCTGGCGTCGGCTCGTTTGTAGGCGGCCTTTGTCGGCCTTTGAGCCCTCTCATTCGCGTCCGGTCGCTACTCTGGTCGGAGGGATGGCCTTCTCCCAACTGCGATCCATCGCCTGTCTCGTGCCTGGTgtcgcaggaccgagctcgtctcgtgcCCGGCTGCAGGACCAACCCGTCTTGTGCCCGGCAGCAAGATTGTGCTCGCCTCGCGCCCGTTGCCGCCGGACGGTTCGATGGAGGCCAGTTGTGGCCGGCCTATTGGGTCTCGGTGTTGGGTGTTGGCCAGGGGTGCGAAAGGCAggacctttccgctcgtctcttcggttggggtagcggcggatctcgggtgacttggtgtcaaggtcttggataccagggcggcggccttggtggtggtggcgcgatgctcatgggcagagcccgtGCCTCGGTGCTGCTCGGTTTCCACAACCGTGTGGGCGGCATGGTAgctggggtgtggcgttcggtggcgctgagtgttggccgggatggaaacctgctctatcttcggacggaccggcagCAGCGAAGCTCGCTCCCCTCTTGAAGGCGTCGTCACGGCTCTCATTTCCCGTCGTcttgctccaggggaaactctgatacTCGAAtcaggcggtggcggcgctctGGTGTGGTATCCTTCCTGGAGGTgccgccttggagcccacggttcgtcatatgcggcttcatTTCTTCGTGGTGCGTGTTCACGATGGAATCCTCTGGCTGCTTTTGTAGTGCTAGGGATTGTGTTGCTGCggtcagcgcctatgtatcctgccttgggtgtgtgtgcgtgtgttgtgggAGCATGAGTTTGTACCGGGTACCATTGATcactgctttatatataaagcggggcgaaatccTTTTTCGGTAATGGTGCAGTCATTAGTGAAAGATGCTATACGATTTCTTTGGTAGAAACATTGTTACATGAGGTGGACACGCTAAACAAAATGAAATACTGATTGGCCGATGAAGCAAATATATAGTAAGATTAGGTTGGACAATGGCATCTTTATGAAATTATCCATACATGGATACCCATGGTCCcatggataactgaccaagaaaaaTAACAATCATAACTACTACAGAGACattttcatcctcatcatcatcgtctcCTCTCCCTAAGGTTATGCAACAAGAAAGGACTCCCTAAGGTATGCAACAAGAAGGTACGGACGAGGGGCGGGGCGCgcccgcgcgcgcgcacacacacacaccaaaagagATAATATATAGATAGGGAAGATATAGAAATAGAGAACAGAGTTAGCCATCTGCGATTATGCAAAAAGGGTTAAAAAACGCCATAGCATTGCCTTTCCAGCTTCAAGATGCTAGCAACGTTACTAAGTAACATCAGCAGAGAATAAAACGAAGAGACACACCAAAGGAACAAGAGAAGAGTTTCTACAAAACAAGAAACGGTTGTTTGTGTTGATAGCACAAAACTATGCTAACACATTTGTAGGGTCAATACAGGAGATATGGTACACAGAGCATAAGCATATGCACAAGGCACATATAAATCTATCTATAAGCCTAGTATCTATTTAACCGAGAGGCCAggaatttcaccattaagaaagaaAAACCATATAAGAACTACGAGTGCATTTTCCATCATATAAACATTTAACAAGTAAATATGTATTCCCCATCATAAGCATTTCACAAATACAAATACACTTTCTTAAGATAAATGTGCTCATTTTAATACCTAGTAGTGACAATATGAGGTCAATTTAGTAAGTTGCCATCAATTTACACTTGAAAACTGGCTTCTTCTGCAAAACAGATGTGCAGTTCTTCAGGCATGCTTGAACATCTTCATGCTTAGCCAATGCAGATAGACAGCCACAATTATCACAGGAAGTGTCAAGGGCACGAGTAGGCAGTAATACCTGGTAAGTGAAAGATCAAAGTAAATGGCATTAACTTCTAACTAGATCCGACTTAGTTTACAATATGGCAGCAGGCATGTAGAAAATTACATATTCTGCTAAATTGTTTACAAAACTAAGTGAAAAGTCCACAATTAAACATCAACTACAAAGGAAATGAGAAAAAACAATTTGGTGATCATCTATTTTGTTTTGAAATCTTTACCTGTCATTTTGGATGGCAGCTAGAAGCCAGTTCTCGTAAGGCGGGAGCATTTTGGACACAACAGCGGCATAGAAGAAACCCACAAATAATATGATGCCAAATGCAACAAATGCTGACCCCATCAGCTGATCTCTAGAAAAGTGTATCATCTCTTTGGACTTCTTTGCAACGGACCGTAGCTTCGATCCTACAGAGACACTGAACAAAGGAGAGAATCAGTAAATTTGAACTTTTCATGAGAGAACAGTTTAACCACTATGTTACAAATTTCAATATATCTCAGAACAGGACTTGATATAACTCTTGTTCAGACAAATTTAGCAAAAATATACTAAGCAGATAGATATATCAGTTACATACCACTTCTTCGATTtcaaaaagacgttgaagtctttgaACCAGTCGAATAATGAATGCACAAATCAGTTTGGTACTTCAGCAACTGACTAGCGTTGGGTGATTGCTTGCCGCACAGGTTGCAGCCTCGCACGGCTAGCATTTAACCTCTGCACAATGTTGTGCTGCCACATGACCACGCCTGCCAGTGAGGCAGTGACGCTCACACCCCACCAGCAATCATTAGCCTATTCTCTCGCTTCGCTACATCATTTAAAATATACATTTCCTCTGTTTTCATTAGATGCAGAACCATCAAACTGAAGATCCTTAAAATTCAGATCTTCTACTGTAGTCTGTACTAGATGATATAATTGTTTTAGATTGGGCCTTTCAACTGTACCATCAAGtgcagagagagagaaaaagagagagatgACAATCATGATGGGTTATTACGTTGCAGTACATTATGAATGGGAAGCATAAAGAAACACATCACATGCCACACTCTATAGATTTTTCGTCAAAAAAGACCCCATACTGAGTCAAATTGTCAAAAAAGACTACCTGAAGACGGAAATGTCAAAAAGGACCACCTGCGCCGTGGCGGCAGGTTCGCcagccgacacgtggcacctgccgccacggcaTCTGGCGGCAGCACCTGCCACCACTGGCTCAGGCGGCAGCCTTCACTGCACAGAATTTTGGCCCAACGGCGCACACAAAATCGGAACGGCTGGTGTTGTGGCACCTGCCACCACGCTCCCTGGCGGCAGCCTGTGCTACTTTTCCATGTGAAACGTCATTGCCACGCGACAGATTCTTCTGGTGATATCTCAATATGCTACTGTACAAGATTATAAGTTTTGAGATATCCATTGTAAAATGTGAATTGTACGGCTGTCAGCACGGCACAATCACCATAGTAAGATGGACCCTTTTGAATCTTTTAGTGATGGAGTAGTGGTGTGTTACGTAAGTGCACGACTTTTCTACTGCAGCGCATGGCTGGAAAGCAACACAGGCTGCCGCCATGCAGCGTGGCGGCAGGCGCCAGCTCGCCAGTTCGTTTCGTTTTCTCCTCTGGCAACGGACGAAATTCTATGCATATGAGGCTGCTGCCTGAGCCAGTGGCGGCAGGTGCTGCCGCCAGATGCCGtgacggcaggtgccacgtgtcggctgGCGAACCTGCCGCCACGGCGCAGGTGGTCTTTTTTGACATTTATGTCTGCAGGTAGTCTTTTTTGACAATTTGACTCAGTAGGTGGTCTGTTTTGACGAAAAATCCACTCTATATGGCTGTAGAAATACCTCAACACCACTGATTTTCGAGCAGAAGAAGGGACAGTAACAATGTAGTGTAATACCAAGGTGTGTGGTATGGAGTCAGTTGAAGCTAGGGATAAGATTTATGACCTAGCAAGGATGAATAGTTAATGTGCTCACCAACCATTCACAGCCAAAGCATGACCGACACTTCTAAAAGAAGAATTGCTCTATGCAGTCTCATGTAGCTTCTAACTATCTTATCAGGATAATACCAACAGCCAAACAAACACAACCGGGTCTGGCTCCCCAGCGAGAGAGAAcagtgacaatgaacggtgggctgAACCGCTATGAAATGTGAATGAGAGGCATATGGAAACACATCGTCTTCAGAAATCCTCTGCGTCGTAGGACAAAGTAAGATTAGACTATTTGCAAGGAGGGAAGGCAGCGACAAAGCCGACGCGCTTGCGAAGAAGCCAAGATAAGAAGACGACATTACAGATCTGCCGCAACTTATTCAGGACCCGGCAGCGACATGCACATATTTAAAGGGGGGGAAGTAATTTAGCTTTCTAAGACCTGGATCAATTCTTGCCTCCCCTCCTCCCCAGCCCCCTCAATTTCGTCCTGAGGTCCTAGGGTTCGTGCACATTCAGAAGCAGGAACAAGATTTCACAGAACGGGGACTTAGGGAGTGTACCTCGCCGCAGGCCGTGGCATCGTTGGTCGCCGGAGTCGAGGTGCCGCTCCGACCAACTGCGGTGGTAGAGAGAGGAAGCGCAGTTGAGATTGAGATGGCTGCCGTCCGGGCCGCTGGAGACGACGGCGAGACGAAACCGGACAGTGAGACAAATGGGTCGGGCCGGGCCAGATGTTAACTCGGCCGAGGCAAAAAAGGCCCCGTCCGGGCCGCGGGCGACGGGAGCGGCtagcctgggccggcccatttacagtGGCACGCGGCGGTACGTTCCCGAGATGAAAAATCGCAAAAAAGAAAAGAATCAATTACGCTGGTGGTGCTAGAACTTGGCGTAAACGGTCATTTTAGTGCTAGAACTTACAGCATACATTGAACTGGTGCAACAACTTGGCTCGGGCATGCAAATACGGTGCAAACCACGTTTGTTACGAAAACAATGCTAACTTGGCGCGCCAACGTGGCATGGGGCCCGATGTCAGCGCAGGGAAGGCAAAGAGGCCTGTTTTTGGCGAGACCCCCTTGAATTTTTTATGTTATAAAAGAGAGCCTTGTCTACGTGTCAGAATGCATTTTATTTTTTCCGGCCCTATGACACATGGGTCTCAGCTGTCAGTATTGGAAAATTAAAAGGGAAAACTAGTGCATCCACGAGTTGAACGCGCGACCTCTGCAAAAATTCTATCTGAGTTAACCGCTCCAACAATCGCACTACTGCAAAATATTGATAACAGGCACTCATGTAGCATAAGCCGGACGCACGTGAGGCTTAAATCGGTTCCAAATAGTGCTGCCCATTTTGCATGCACTAGGTTTTTTAAAGATATTTGCAAAACGTATGTAACAAAAATAATGTTAAAATATTCATGTGTAATAAATATTATAATGTTTTGTGGGGATATAAATAGTATACATAAAGACAATGATTAGTAAATAATCATTTAAATATACCCCCATGTATTTTTTTTCATAAAtacggacatttaaaatatttatacacTCGCAGCTTATATTCAAATTATACAAAATGATGAAACATACATTTACTAAAT contains:
- the LOC119278498 gene encoding uncharacterized protein LOC119278498; translated protein: MPRPAASVSVGSKLRSVAKKSKEMIHFSRDQLMGSAFVAFGIILFVGFFYAAVVSKMLPPYENWLLAAIQNDRYYCLLVPLTLPVIIVAVYLHWLSMKMFKHA